The DNA sequence ATCCTGCGCTGGGAATGATGCCGTACCAGGCGAGAAAGCTCGCGTTCGGATTGTCGATCCCGCCCGAACTGTCCGGCAAGGCGGTCAAGTTCATGATGGCGCTCTACAGCGCCTTCGTCGACACCGACTGCTCCCTGGCCGAGATCAACCCGCTGGTGCTGACCGAGGACGGCGATGTCATCGCGCTCGACGCGAAGATGAATTTCGACGGAAACGGGCTCTTCCGCCACAAGGATATCCAGGCGCTCCGGGACTTCGACGAGGAGGACCCCACGGAGACCGAGGCGTCCAAGTTCGACCTTTCCTATATCAGCCTCGACGGGAATATCGGCTGCATGGTCAACGGGGCGGGGCTTGCGATGGCGACGATGGACATGATCAAGATGAGCGGGGGGTCGCCGGCAAACTTCCTGGACGTCGGTGGGGGCGCAAACGCCGAGCAGGTGACCAACGCCTTCCGTCTCATCCTGTCCGATCCGAAGGTCAAGGCAATCTTGATCAACATCTTCGGCGGCATCATGCGGTGCGACATCATCGCCGAAGGAGTCGTGACGGCCGCCAAGACCCTCGGCCTCAAGGTTCCTCTCGTAGTCCGGCTGGAGGGAACCAA is a window from the Candidatus Deferrimicrobiaceae bacterium genome containing:
- the sucC gene encoding ADP-forming succinate--CoA ligase subunit beta; its protein translation is MNIHEYQAKAVLAKYGVAVPKGKVADIPAEAEAIAKEFGTPVVIKAQIHAGGRGKGGGIKLARTPEEAREYAKQIIGMTLVTHQTGPQGKKVKRVLVEQAGAIKKELYLGMVIDRAVSRVVMMASTEGGMEIETVAARTPEKILKEYIDPALGMMPYQARKLAFGLSIPPELSGKAVKFMMALYSAFVDTDCSLAEINPLVLTEDGDVIALDAKMNFDGNGLFRHKDIQALRDFDEEDPTETEASKFDLSYISLDGNIGCMVNGAGLAMATMDMIKMSGGSPANFLDVGGGANAEQVTNAFRLILSDPKVKAILINIFGGIMRCDIIAEGVVTAAKTLGLKVPLVVRLEGTNVEKGKEILAASKLNIISASDMKDAAQKVVSAAVQAN